Proteins from one Hemiscyllium ocellatum isolate sHemOce1 chromosome 30, sHemOce1.pat.X.cur, whole genome shotgun sequence genomic window:
- the ndufs5 gene encoding NADH dehydrogenase [ubiquinone] iron-sulfur protein 5 produces the protein MPLINLQEKIGIDIDKWLLIQSGVQPNRRPARCHVFEKEWIECAHGIGKIRATKECKLELEDFQECLHHQKLHKRLRDIKMQKEKLMKEGKYTPPDYHTGNDEQRP, from the exons ATGCCATTGATTAATCTTCAAGAAAAAATAGGTATCGATATTGACAAATGGTTGCTGATCCAAAGTGGTGTACAACCTAATCGCCGCCCAGCTCGTTGCCATGTATTTGAGAAGGAGTGGATTGAATGTGCACATGGAATTGGGAAGATCAGAGCCACGAAGGAATGTAAACTTGAATTGgaagatttccaagaatgtttACACCATCAGAAATTG CACAAGAGGCTGCGTGATatcaaaatgcaaaaggaaaagCTAATGAAGGAAGGCAAATACACCCCTCCAGACTACCACACTGGCAACGATGAACAACGACCGTAG